Proteins found in one Pseudomonadota bacterium genomic segment:
- a CDS encoding FGGY-family carbohydrate kinase encodes MALFLGIDFGTSGCRGCVIDSTGTVLAEARVSLPVPRRVGAAVEQDPALWWQALDDTLGRLRARIPLQAVTALCLDGTSATVLGIDGDGSPVTPALMYNDTRAGAAAARIRARTPAAHGAHGASASLAKALWLLEHAPDGTIRRFLHQADWLLGRLCGRFDTCDENNALKLGYDSRARRWPDWLDALGMPRTLLPRVVPAGTPLGNLQPQWCRRWGLPAATVVISGTTDSTASFIATGAGPGEAVTALGSTLVVKILAEQPVFAPQYGIYSHRLGEHWLAGGASNTGGAVLAQFFSRDEMERHSRALRPDQPTGLDYYPLPAAGERFPLCDPQLAPRLEPRPADDAVFFQAILEGIAAIEAAGYRRLAELGAPFPARVLTTGGGAVNTGWTRIRARLLGVPVSAAAHQEAAYGAALLALRAVA; translated from the coding sequence GTGGCCCTGTTCCTCGGCATAGACTTCGGCACCTCCGGCTGTCGCGGCTGCGTCATCGACAGCACCGGGACCGTCCTGGCGGAAGCCCGCGTCAGCCTGCCCGTCCCCCGCCGGGTTGGCGCCGCGGTCGAACAGGACCCGGCGCTGTGGTGGCAGGCGCTGGACGACACCCTCGGCCGGCTCCGGGCACGGATCCCGCTGCAGGCGGTCACCGCCCTGTGCCTGGACGGCACGTCCGCCACCGTACTGGGCATCGACGGCGACGGGTCGCCGGTGACGCCGGCATTGATGTACAACGACACCCGCGCCGGCGCTGCGGCGGCGCGCATCCGTGCCCGCACACCCGCCGCGCACGGCGCACATGGCGCCAGCGCCAGCCTCGCCAAGGCCCTCTGGCTGCTGGAACACGCGCCAGACGGCACGATCCGGCGTTTCCTGCACCAGGCCGACTGGCTGCTGGGACGACTCTGCGGACGCTTCGATACCTGCGACGAGAACAACGCACTCAAACTCGGTTATGACAGTCGCGCGCGCCGCTGGCCCGACTGGCTGGACGCACTCGGCATGCCGCGCACCTTGCTGCCACGGGTGGTGCCGGCCGGCACACCGCTCGGGAACCTGCAGCCGCAGTGGTGCCGACGCTGGGGACTGCCGGCCGCCACCGTCGTGATCAGCGGCACCACCGACAGCACCGCCAGCTTCATCGCCACCGGTGCCGGTCCCGGCGAGGCGGTCACCGCGCTCGGCAGCACCCTGGTCGTGAAGATCCTTGCCGAGCAGCCGGTGTTCGCGCCGCAATACGGCATCTACAGCCACCGGCTCGGCGAACACTGGCTGGCCGGCGGCGCCTCCAACACCGGCGGCGCCGTGCTGGCGCAGTTTTTCAGCCGCGATGAGATGGAACGGCACAGCCGCGCCCTGCGCCCGGATCAGCCGACCGGCCTCGACTACTATCCCCTACCCGCAGCGGGCGAGCGTTTCCCGCTGTGCGACCCGCAGCTGGCACCACGCCTGGAGCCGCGCCCGGCGGACGACGCCGTGTTCTTCCAGGCCATTCTGGAAGGCATCGCGGCCATCGAGGCCGCCGGTTATCGCCGGCTGGCCGAACTCGGCGCCCCCTTCCCCGCACGCGTGCTCACCACCGGCGGCGGTGCGGTAAACACGGGCTGGACCCGCATCAGGGCACGCCTGCTCGGCGTGCCGGTCTCGGCCGCCGCGCACCAGGAGGCCGCCTACGGTGCGGCGCTGCTGGCGTTGCGTGCGGTGGCGTGA
- the queF gene encoding preQ(1) synthase yields the protein MSTQPSKELETFPNPQPERDYLIRIRVPEFTCLCPKTGQPDFATLHLEYIPDARCVELKSLKLYVWSFRDTGAFHEAVTNRILSDLVAAVQPRFLRLRAEFNVRGGIYTDIVVEHRAPGWQPPAPVMLP from the coding sequence ATGTCGACCCAGCCCAGCAAGGAACTCGAGACCTTTCCCAATCCGCAGCCGGAGCGGGATTATCTCATACGCATCCGGGTGCCCGAATTCACCTGCCTGTGCCCGAAGACCGGCCAGCCGGACTTCGCCACGCTGCACCTGGAATATATTCCCGACGCCCGGTGTGTCGAGCTCAAGTCACTGAAATTGTATGTCTGGTCGTTCCGGGACACGGGTGCCTTCCACGAGGCGGTGACCAACCGCATCCTGTCCGACCTGGTCGCGGCGGTGCAGCCCCGTTTCCTGCGTCTGCGTGCCGAGTTCAATGTGCGCGGCGGCATCTACACCGACATCGTCGTCGAGCACCGCGCGCCGGGCTGGCAACCGCCCGCACCGGTCATGCTGCCCTGA
- the smc gene encoding chromosome segregation protein SMC, with the protein MRLTKIKLAGFKSFVDPTTIHLPSNLVGIIGPNGCGKSNVIDAVRWVMGESSAKNLRGDSMTDVIFNGSNGRKPVGHASIELSFDNSDGTIGGQYAGFNEISIRRQVSRDGTSNYFLNNTRCRRRDITDIFLGTGLGPRSYSIIEQGTISRLIEAKPDDLRAFLEEAAGISKYKERRRETENRIRHTRENLDRLNDLLEEIEKQLEKLKRQSRAAERYKELKEEERQVKAELLALRYHALHDQSSERSRLIQERELTLEADVAAQRGIEAELERLRDALADANDAFNEVQGHYYKLGADVARIEQAIQHSRESRQQQQQELARIEQTLGEVETHIRLDSTRLEELAQSIAGIEPDLAAARARVEQSAAELAAAEQAMRAWQTEWDEFNRRAAERAQSAQVERTRLDHLERHVQQLDTRLQRMGEEQQTLGSQALMEEIRQTAEQLEARETVVSGIQVRLENAARHISDLRETLYRQEQEVDALQSEQHATRGQLASLETLQRAALGERSEEISGWLRANGLQSAPRLAQSIKAEAGWEHAIETALGFYLEAICVDGLQDAARILGGLQHGSVALFETGGQAADTVDRSKGTLLTDKISAPWALDGLLDGIYAAESLDAALTLRGRLAAHESVITREGIWVGRDWLRVARDSDAKAGVLEREREIEALTGRSREQAARIEQLRQSLDRAREDLRTAEAEREGLQGEYNGAHRAASDLRASLAAGRSRLEQQQHRRDHVMMETAALRVEKEKEEEEQAAAHARLEEALAATETLTREREERLQTQQRLGGVLDAARERARADQQAAHELAIRAESVRTAQASTDQALLRMREQSRQLIARRDELAAVLGQGDTPIVELEGELEGLLTRRAAAEGELTTARRQVEEIEHNTRELDQERIRKERSVGEQRERLAADRMAWQEIKVRADTLLEQITAAGFEYQLLLEHMDAEATVELWADRAEKLEQRIQRLGPINLAAIEEYEEESKRKVYLDAQHVDLTEALQTLENAIGKIDRETRARFKETFDSVNQGMQENFPTLFGGGHAYLELTGEDLLDTGVTVMARPPGKRNSTIHLLSGGEKALTAIALVFAIFRLNPSPFCMLDEVDAPLDDANVGRYCDMVRQMSEQVQFIFITHNKVTMEMAQQLTGVTMHEPGVSRLVAVDIDEAVQLAAV; encoded by the coding sequence ATGCGACTGACCAAGATCAAGCTGGCCGGGTTCAAGTCCTTCGTCGATCCGACCACCATCCACCTGCCCAGCAACCTGGTCGGCATCATCGGCCCCAACGGCTGCGGCAAGTCCAACGTCATCGACGCCGTGCGCTGGGTGATGGGCGAGTCCTCCGCCAAGAACCTGCGCGGCGACTCGATGACCGATGTCATCTTCAACGGCTCCAACGGTCGTAAGCCGGTCGGCCATGCCAGCATCGAGCTGTCCTTCGACAACAGCGACGGCACCATCGGCGGCCAGTACGCCGGTTTCAACGAGATCTCCATCCGCCGCCAGGTTTCGCGCGACGGGACCTCGAACTACTTCCTCAACAACACGCGCTGCCGCCGTCGCGACATCACCGACATCTTCCTCGGTACCGGCCTGGGCCCGCGCAGTTATTCCATTATCGAGCAGGGCACGATCTCGCGTCTGATCGAGGCCAAGCCGGACGACCTGCGCGCCTTCCTGGAGGAGGCTGCCGGTATCTCCAAATACAAGGAACGCCGGCGCGAGACCGAGAACCGCATCCGCCATACGCGCGAAAACCTCGACCGCCTCAATGACCTGCTGGAGGAAATCGAGAAACAGCTGGAGAAACTCAAGCGTCAGTCACGCGCGGCGGAACGCTACAAGGAGCTGAAGGAGGAGGAGCGCCAGGTCAAGGCCGAACTGCTCGCGCTGCGCTACCACGCCCTGCATGACCAGAGCAGCGAGCGCTCACGCCTGATCCAGGAACGCGAGCTGACGCTGGAGGCCGACGTTGCCGCGCAGCGTGGCATCGAGGCGGAACTGGAAAGGCTGCGCGATGCCCTGGCCGATGCCAACGATGCCTTCAACGAGGTGCAGGGTCACTACTACAAACTCGGCGCCGACGTCGCGCGCATCGAGCAGGCGATCCAGCACAGCCGCGAGTCGCGCCAGCAACAGCAGCAGGAACTGGCACGCATCGAGCAGACCCTGGGCGAGGTCGAGACGCATATCCGCCTCGACAGCACGCGCCTGGAGGAACTGGCCCAGAGCATCGCCGGCATCGAGCCCGATCTGGCCGCGGCCCGTGCACGCGTGGAACAGTCGGCGGCCGAGCTGGCGGCGGCGGAGCAGGCCATGCGCGCCTGGCAGACCGAGTGGGATGAGTTCAACCGCCGCGCCGCGGAACGCGCGCAATCGGCCCAGGTCGAGCGCACCCGGCTCGATCACCTCGAACGCCACGTGCAGCAGCTCGACACCCGCCTGCAGCGCATGGGGGAGGAGCAGCAGACGCTGGGCAGCCAGGCGCTGATGGAAGAGATCCGGCAGACAGCGGAACAGCTGGAGGCGCGCGAGACCGTTGTCTCCGGCATCCAGGTCCGGCTGGAAAACGCGGCCCGCCATATCAGCGACCTGCGCGAGACACTCTACCGGCAGGAGCAGGAGGTCGACGCGCTGCAGAGCGAGCAGCATGCCACCCGCGGCCAGCTGGCCTCGCTGGAGACGTTGCAGCGCGCCGCGCTCGGCGAGCGTTCCGAGGAAATCAGCGGCTGGCTCCGCGCCAACGGCCTGCAGTCCGCGCCGCGCCTGGCGCAGTCGATCAAGGCCGAGGCCGGCTGGGAGCATGCCATCGAGACGGCGTTGGGCTTCTATCTGGAAGCCATCTGCGTCGACGGTCTGCAGGACGCCGCGCGTATCCTGGGTGGCCTGCAGCATGGCAGCGTGGCGCTGTTCGAGACCGGCGGCCAGGCTGCGGACACGGTCGACCGCAGCAAGGGCACGCTGCTCACCGACAAGATCAGCGCGCCATGGGCGCTGGACGGCCTGCTCGACGGTATCTATGCCGCCGAGTCGCTGGATGCGGCGCTGACGCTGCGCGGCCGGCTGGCCGCGCACGAGTCGGTCATCACGCGCGAGGGCATCTGGGTCGGCCGCGACTGGCTGCGCGTGGCCCGCGACAGCGACGCCAAGGCCGGCGTCCTGGAGCGTGAACGCGAAATCGAGGCGCTCACAGGGCGCAGCCGGGAGCAAGCGGCGCGTATCGAGCAGCTGCGCCAGTCGCTGGACCGTGCGCGCGAGGATTTGCGCACTGCGGAAGCGGAGCGCGAGGGGCTGCAGGGCGAATACAACGGCGCACACCGCGCGGCCAGCGATCTGCGCGCCAGCCTTGCCGCCGGCCGCTCGCGCCTGGAACAGCAGCAGCATCGGCGTGACCACGTAATGATGGAAACGGCAGCGCTGCGCGTCGAGAAGGAGAAGGAAGAGGAGGAACAGGCTGCGGCGCACGCACGACTCGAGGAAGCGCTGGCCGCGACCGAGACACTCACCCGGGAACGGGAGGAGCGCCTGCAGACGCAGCAGCGGCTGGGTGGGGTGCTGGACGCCGCGCGTGAGCGCGCCCGCGCGGACCAGCAGGCCGCGCACGAGCTTGCCATCCGGGCCGAGTCGGTGCGCACTGCCCAGGCCTCTACCGACCAGGCACTGCTGCGCATGCGCGAGCAGAGCAGACAGCTGATCGCGCGCCGCGACGAGCTGGCTGCGGTGCTTGGCCAGGGCGACACGCCGATCGTCGAACTGGAGGGGGAACTGGAGGGACTGCTGACGCGGCGCGCCGCTGCGGAAGGCGAGCTGACGACCGCGCGCCGCCAGGTGGAGGAGATCGAACACAATACGCGCGAACTGGATCAGGAGCGCATCCGCAAGGAGCGCAGCGTCGGTGAACAGCGCGAACGGCTGGCCGCCGACCGCATGGCCTGGCAGGAGATCAAGGTGCGAGCCGACACCCTGCTGGAGCAGATCACGGCCGCCGGCTTCGAGTACCAGCTGTTGCTGGAGCACATGGATGCCGAGGCCACGGTCGAGCTCTGGGCGGACCGTGCCGAGAAGCTGGAGCAGCGCATCCAGCGGCTGGGGCCGATCAACCTGGCCGCCATCGAGGAATACGAGGAAGAATCCAAGCGCAAGGTCTACCTGGATGCGCAGCACGTCGACCTCACCGAGGCATTGCAGACGCTGGAAAACGCCATCGGCAAGATCGACCGCGAGACGCGTGCCCGCTTCAAGGAGACCTTCGATTCCGTCAACCAGGGCATGCAGGAGAACTTCCCGACCCTGTTCGGCGGCGGTCATGCCTATCTGGAGCTCACCGGCGAGGATCTGCTCGATACCGGCGTGACCGTGATGGCGCGCCCGCCCGGCAAGCGTAACAGCACCATCCATCTGCTTTCCGGTGGCGAGAAGGCGCTCACCGCCATCGCCCTGGTGTTCGCGATCTTCCGCCTCAACCCGTCGCCGTTCTGCATGCTCGACGAGGTTGATGCGCCGCTCGACGATGCCAATGTCGGGCGTTACTGCGACATGGTGCGCCAGATGTCGGAGCAGGTGCAGTTCATCTTCATCACGCACAACAAGGTCACCATGGAGATGGCCCAGCAGCTGACCGGCGTCACGATGCACGAACCCGGTGTGTCGCGCCTGGTCGCGGTCGATATCGACGAGGCCGTGCAGCTGGCGGCAGTGTAG
- the zipA gene encoding cell division protein ZipA, which yields MMENLRWILLAIGVVIVLGIYLFARFKTLRVTLPRRARPKPAAQRRTAVTELDGFDAGEPLDSGLDAMDPLFSAAEPAPAAEAVSVSAARPARPAQPAREPRPEVSPDHVFSLFVLAPPRVPFRGPMLLGALAHAKLEHGDMQIYHRIEVVDGKEKTLFSAANIREPGTFDPAAMEHFTTQGLALFMQVHPGIDAVWAFEAMVEAARSLADSLDGTVCDATRSVLTKQTIGHMREAVISCQLQQRMAKTAS from the coding sequence ATGATGGAAAATTTACGCTGGATACTGTTAGCGATCGGTGTCGTCATCGTCCTCGGCATCTACCTCTTTGCAAGGTTCAAGACCTTGCGCGTGACGCTGCCGCGGCGCGCGCGCCCGAAGCCCGCGGCGCAGCGCCGCACGGCCGTGACGGAACTGGACGGATTCGACGCCGGGGAGCCGCTCGATTCCGGACTCGACGCGATGGATCCGCTGTTTTCCGCGGCTGAACCGGCCCCGGCGGCGGAGGCGGTGAGCGTCTCGGCGGCGCGTCCCGCCAGACCCGCGCAGCCGGCACGCGAACCGCGGCCGGAGGTGAGCCCCGACCACGTGTTCTCATTGTTCGTGCTGGCGCCGCCCAGGGTGCCGTTCCGCGGTCCGATGCTGCTGGGGGCGTTGGCCCACGCCAAGCTCGAGCATGGCGACATGCAGATCTACCACCGCATCGAAGTGGTCGACGGCAAGGAAAAGACCCTGTTCTCGGCGGCCAACATCCGCGAGCCCGGCACCTTCGACCCGGCCGCGATGGAGCATTTCACCACCCAGGGACTGGCCCTGTTCATGCAGGTGCATCCCGGTATCGATGCCGTGTGGGCGTTCGAGGCGATGGTGGAGGCGGCGCGCAGCCTGGCGGACAGCCTGGACGGCACGGTCTGCGACGCCACGCGCAGCGTCCTGACCAAGCAGACCATCGGCCACATGCGCGAGGCCGTGATCAGCTGCCAGTTGCAACAGCGGATGGCCAAAACCGCGTCATGA
- the ligA gene encoding NAD-dependent DNA ligase LigA, whose product MKVPPAARQRAQALREQLHEHNYRYYVLDAPTISDARYDTLLRELQDLEAQYPGLLTPDSPSQRVGAPPLKAFGEVRHEQRMLSLDNAFSDQELADFDRRVREALESDTVEYAAEPKLDGLAVSLLYRDGILVRAATRGDGTTGEDVTQNVRTIATVPLKLAGHGIPSLIEVRGEVYLPLKGFAALNEQQAAQGQKTFVNPRNAAAGSLRQLDPAITARRPLEMYCYGVGRVEGGKLAGRHTDILDQLRGWHLRVYDDIQQVQGLRGCEAYYHRYEQRRDRLPFEIDGVVFKVDRLDQQDVLGFVSRAPRWAIARKFPAQERETVVLGIDVQVGRTGALTPVARLEPVFVGGVTVTNATLHNQDEIDRKDVRVGDTVIVRRAGDVIPEVVKVNPELRRKGARRFHLPERCPVCGSHVERVAGEAVSRCTGGLFCAAQRREAIRHFASRRAMDIEGLGDKLVEQLVERELVHDVSDVYSLTVEQLAGLERMAEKSAAKLIAALDKSRKTTLERFIYALGIREVGESTAQILAREFGGLEPLMQADLDTLQAIHDIGPVVAQRINDFFAERHNRDVIDKLIAAGIRWPAVQKPQHTPLAGKTFVLTGTLSLPRDEMKAKLQAAGAKVSGSVSKKTDYVVAGEDPGSKYAKAVELGVAILGEAECLRLLGE is encoded by the coding sequence ATGAAGGTACCGCCTGCGGCGCGTCAGCGCGCGCAGGCGCTGCGCGAGCAGCTGCACGAGCACAACTACCGCTACTACGTCCTCGACGCACCGACCATCTCCGATGCGCGCTACGACACGCTGCTGCGCGAGCTGCAGGATCTCGAAGCGCAATACCCCGGGCTGCTGACCCCCGATTCCCCCAGCCAGCGCGTTGGCGCGCCGCCGCTCAAGGCCTTCGGCGAGGTGCGCCACGAGCAGCGCATGCTGTCGCTGGACAATGCCTTCTCCGACCAGGAGCTGGCGGATTTCGACCGGCGCGTGCGCGAGGCGCTGGAGTCCGACACCGTCGAGTATGCCGCCGAACCCAAGCTCGACGGGCTGGCGGTGAGCCTGCTCTACCGCGACGGCATCCTGGTGCGCGCGGCCACGCGCGGCGACGGCACCACCGGCGAGGACGTCACCCAGAACGTGCGTACCATCGCCACGGTGCCGCTGAAGCTCGCAGGCCACGGCATTCCGTCGCTTATCGAGGTGCGTGGCGAGGTGTACCTGCCGCTAAAGGGTTTCGCGGCGCTCAACGAACAGCAGGCCGCGCAGGGCCAGAAAACCTTCGTCAACCCGCGCAACGCCGCCGCCGGCAGCCTGCGCCAGCTCGACCCCGCCATCACCGCGCGGCGCCCGCTGGAGATGTACTGCTACGGCGTCGGCAGGGTGGAGGGCGGCAAACTGGCCGGCCGGCACACCGACATCCTCGACCAGCTGCGCGGCTGGCACCTGCGCGTGTACGACGACATCCAGCAGGTCCAGGGGCTCAGGGGCTGCGAGGCCTATTACCACCGCTACGAGCAGCGCCGCGACAGGCTGCCGTTCGAGATCGACGGCGTGGTGTTCAAGGTGGACCGGCTCGACCAGCAGGACGTGCTGGGTTTCGTGTCGCGTGCGCCGCGCTGGGCGATCGCGCGCAAGTTCCCGGCCCAGGAGCGCGAGACGGTGGTGCTCGGCATCGATGTGCAGGTTGGACGTACCGGGGCGCTCACGCCGGTGGCGCGGCTGGAGCCGGTGTTCGTCGGCGGCGTGACCGTGACCAATGCCACCTTGCACAACCAGGACGAGATCGACCGCAAGGACGTGCGGGTCGGCGATACCGTGATCGTGCGCCGCGCCGGCGACGTCATCCCCGAAGTGGTGAAGGTCAACCCCGAACTGCGCAGGAAGGGCGCGCGCCGCTTCCACCTGCCGGAACGCTGCCCGGTGTGCGGCTCGCACGTGGAGCGCGTGGCGGGCGAGGCCGTGTCGCGCTGCACAGGCGGCCTGTTCTGCGCGGCGCAGCGCCGTGAGGCGATCCGGCACTTCGCCTCGCGCCGGGCGATGGACATCGAGGGCCTGGGCGACAAGCTGGTGGAACAGCTGGTTGAAAGGGAACTGGTGCACGATGTCAGCGACGTGTACAGCCTCACCGTGGAACAGCTCGCCGGTCTGGAGCGCATGGCCGAGAAATCGGCGGCCAAGCTGATCGCGGCACTGGACAAGAGCAGAAAGACGACACTGGAACGCTTCATCTACGCGCTCGGCATCCGCGAGGTGGGCGAGAGCACGGCACAGATCCTGGCGCGCGAGTTCGGCGGCCTCGAGCCGCTGATGCAAGCCGACCTCGACACCCTGCAGGCGATCCACGACATCGGCCCGGTGGTGGCACAGCGCATCAATGATTTCTTCGCGGAGCGGCACAACCGCGACGTGATCGACAAGCTCATCGCGGCCGGCATCCGCTGGCCGGCCGTGCAGAAACCGCAACACACGCCGCTGGCCGGCAAGACCTTCGTGCTCACCGGCACGCTGTCCCTGCCGCGCGACGAGATGAAGGCGAAGCTGCAGGCCGCCGGCGCCAAGGTCAGCGGCAGCGTATCGAAGAAGACCGACTATGTCGTGGCCGGTGAGGATCCCGGTTCGAAGTACGCCAAGGCGGTGGAACTCGGCGTCGCGATCCTGGGTGAGGCGGAGTGTCTGCGGTTGCTGGGAGAGTGA
- the pgsA gene encoding CDP-diacylglycerol--glycerol-3-phosphate 3-phosphatidyltransferase, which translates to MTCWIPNLLTLSRLVLLVPLLWLLDAGTAPFWSFGLFLAASLTDALDGYAARRLGCAGNLGTFLDPLADKVFANVLLVWLSCHHPDWIPLWAVLLLLAREFAVQGFRSMAPCLGVVISTGQLNKWKLVFQLIAVGTTLVGLGWPDAVGILRPPTWLALALALVTGLWSMLTLFLDNHDLWRRAAVEMERR; encoded by the coding sequence ATGACCTGCTGGATCCCCAATCTGCTCACCCTGTCGCGCCTGGTGCTGCTGGTCCCGCTGCTGTGGCTGCTCGACGCCGGCACCGCGCCGTTCTGGTCCTTCGGTCTGTTCCTGGCCGCAAGCCTTACCGACGCATTGGACGGCTATGCCGCACGGCGCCTGGGCTGCGCCGGCAACCTCGGCACCTTCCTCGACCCGCTGGCCGACAAGGTCTTCGCCAATGTGCTGCTGGTCTGGCTGTCCTGCCATCACCCGGACTGGATACCGCTGTGGGCGGTATTGCTGCTGCTCGCGCGCGAATTCGCCGTCCAGGGCTTCCGCAGCATGGCGCCCTGCCTGGGCGTGGTGATCAGCACCGGGCAGCTGAACAAGTGGAAGCTGGTGTTTCAGCTGATCGCGGTGGGTACAACCCTGGTCGGGCTGGGCTGGCCAGACGCCGTGGGCATACTGCGGCCGCCGACCTGGCTCGCACTCGCGCTGGCGCTGGTCACCGGGCTGTGGTCGATGCTGACGCTGTTCCTCGACAACCACGACCTGTGGCGGCGGGCGGCGGTGGAGATGGAAAGGCGGTGA
- a CDS encoding bacteriohemerythrin produces MAYLTWDHELDTKIPVIDNQHRRIVEYINELHAAIELGDRKQVGQVVEQLVDYTLSHFAFEEELMEQAGYVFLSAHKKVHGMFTRKVSEYQQRFELGEDIGRQLLTTLRTWLINHIKRDDADYAEIVRIAMEPGSHQKAGFFKRLFG; encoded by the coding sequence ATGGCATATCTGACATGGGATCACGAACTGGATACCAAGATTCCGGTGATCGACAACCAGCATCGCCGCATCGTCGAGTACATCAACGAGCTACATGCGGCGATCGAGCTCGGTGACCGCAAACAGGTCGGCCAGGTCGTGGAACAGCTGGTGGATTACACGTTATCCCATTTCGCCTTCGAGGAAGAGCTGATGGAGCAGGCCGGGTATGTATTCCTGTCAGCGCACAAGAAGGTGCACGGCATGTTCACCCGCAAGGTGTCAGAATACCAGCAGCGCTTCGAGCTGGGTGAGGATATCGGGCGCCAGTTGCTGACCACGCTGCGTACCTGGCTGATCAACCACATCAAGCGCGACGATGCCGACTACGCCGAAATCGTACGCATCGCCATGGAGCCGGGCTCGCACCAGAAGGCCGGTTTCTTCAAACGCCTGTTTGGCTGA
- a CDS encoding right-handed parallel beta-helix repeat-containing protein — MTINRFFPGMAVLLLALLRCAAAHAYDMPIGIPAPDFGSALGNPINAPLPAHPAAWPTGEAPGYYYIDNTAANATDSANPYGYPNRPRLTIPLSLPAGSVAEVRGGPYRFARDANFTLNGNVTRPVYLYGVNHPVLQDPVKTLIHGAYFVFDGFTLRNTRIQTVDLKYAVIRNSEVAGNAATTNGIQVSGSNIALYDNAIHHHQGDDMHGIVLTEGSHHVWILGNRLSYNGGDGIQFCHDCATSPPTHVYIGGNTIHGNRENGIDLKYCSSVILSQNEVYNHWPTSPGVKFCYDDGSGCTTGSSGSDGVSILAGSNGRPDHVWILFNHVHDSNKGIRVEEAYNSFVLGNVIHDVAAMGLEFGRTGEGPAIAAFNTIHNTATGIKGPWEAGDLKITMEANILSHISGDSIDIDDAPAAQSSASNNLFYNDGGAISVRWNSHITTASGADIDAIAGGSGNLIGDPMFRNPAAADFHVLPGGAGIDQAPAVLADLNTRFRSRFGGNVSILRDFSNTPRPLAGLDIGAYENHGVTGESPPAPPLLF; from the coding sequence GTGACGATTAACAGATTCTTCCCCGGCATGGCGGTACTGCTGCTGGCGCTGCTGCGTTGCGCGGCGGCCCATGCCTACGACATGCCGATCGGCATTCCGGCGCCCGATTTCGGTAGCGCACTCGGCAATCCCATCAACGCGCCGTTGCCGGCGCATCCCGCCGCCTGGCCGACCGGCGAGGCGCCCGGCTACTACTACATCGACAACACCGCCGCCAATGCCACCGACAGTGCCAATCCGTACGGCTACCCGAACCGACCGCGGCTGACCATACCACTTTCGCTGCCGGCCGGCAGCGTGGCCGAGGTCCGAGGGGGGCCCTACCGCTTCGCCCGTGATGCCAACTTCACGCTGAACGGCAATGTCACCCGGCCGGTGTATCTCTACGGCGTCAACCACCCGGTTCTGCAGGACCCCGTGAAGACCCTGATACACGGCGCGTATTTCGTATTCGACGGCTTCACGCTGCGCAACACCCGCATCCAGACCGTGGACCTGAAATACGCCGTGATCAGGAATTCCGAGGTGGCAGGCAATGCCGCGACCACGAACGGAATCCAGGTCAGCGGTAGCAATATCGCGCTCTACGACAACGCCATCCATCATCACCAGGGTGATGACATGCACGGAATTGTGCTTACCGAGGGCAGTCATCACGTGTGGATCCTCGGCAACCGCCTCAGCTACAACGGCGGCGACGGTATCCAGTTCTGCCATGACTGCGCCACCAGCCCGCCGACGCACGTCTATATCGGCGGCAACACGATCCATGGCAACCGCGAGAACGGGATCGACCTGAAATACTGCAGCAGCGTGATCCTCTCCCAGAACGAGGTGTACAACCACTGGCCGACGAGCCCGGGCGTCAAATTCTGCTATGACGACGGCTCCGGCTGCACGACGGGCTCCAGCGGTTCGGATGGCGTGTCGATCTTGGCCGGCAGCAACGGCAGACCCGACCATGTATGGATCCTGTTCAATCACGTCCATGACTCGAACAAGGGGATACGGGTCGAGGAAGCCTATAACAGCTTCGTGCTGGGCAATGTCATACACGACGTCGCCGCGATGGGTCTGGAGTTCGGCCGCACGGGCGAAGGACCCGCCATTGCCGCCTTCAACACCATCCACAATACCGCAACGGGCATCAAGGGTCCCTGGGAGGCCGGCGACCTGAAGATCACCATGGAAGCCAACATACTCTCGCATATCAGCGGAGATTCGATCGATATCGACGATGCCCCCGCGGCCCAGTCGAGCGCCTCGAACAATCTGTTCTATAACGACGGCGGGGCGATCTCCGTGCGCTGGAACTCGCACATCACGACGGCGTCGGGTGCGGATATCGACGCAATAGCGGGCGGCAGCGGCAACCTCATCGGCGATCCGATGTTCAGAAATCCGGCTGCGGCGGATTTCCACGTGCTGCCAGGTGGCGCCGGCATCGACCAGGCGCCTGCGGTGCTCGCCGATTTGAATACACGCTTCAGATCACGCTTCGGCGGCAACGTCAGCATCCTGCGCGACTTCTCCAACACGCCGCGCCCGCTCGCAGGCCTCGATATCGGCGCCTACGAGAATCACGGCGTCACGGGTGAATCGCCGCCGGCCCCGCCGCTGCTCTTCTGA